A single region of the Candidatus Polarisedimenticolia bacterium genome encodes:
- the pgl gene encoding 6-phosphogluconolactonase, which produces MATDLSRDPGLPCNPIVVAPEEFAGTAADHVARSLHAAALERERIGLALSGGTGPRPVYEALARIPGLPWGMVEIYFADERAVPPDQAESNFRLVKESLLDRLPAPPAAIHRMEGERPDVAGAAADYERLLPPRLDVLVLGIGADGHTASLFPQDPAVREDRRRVLAVRAPVPPEWRITVTPPVIGAARTRLVLAAGEGKARAVARACAGPWGLLACPAQLARNATWIVDEPAASRLHLGDA; this is translated from the coding sequence ATGGCGACAGATTTGAGCCGCGATCCCGGACTTCCCTGCAATCCGATCGTGGTGGCGCCGGAGGAGTTCGCCGGGACCGCGGCGGACCATGTTGCCCGGAGTCTCCACGCGGCGGCCCTGGAACGGGAGCGGATCGGCCTCGCCCTGTCGGGCGGGACGGGGCCCCGTCCGGTTTACGAGGCGCTGGCGCGAATCCCCGGGCTGCCCTGGGGCATGGTGGAGATCTATTTCGCGGACGAACGGGCCGTTCCGCCCGATCAGGCTGAAAGCAATTTCCGACTGGTCAAGGAGTCGCTCCTGGATCGTCTCCCTGCGCCCCCCGCCGCGATCCACCGGATGGAAGGGGAGCGACCCGATGTCGCCGGTGCCGCGGCGGACTACGAGCGGCTCCTTCCGCCCCGGCTCGACGTCCTGGTGCTGGGAATCGGGGCGGACGGACACACGGCCTCGCTCTTTCCCCAGGATCCCGCCGTGCGCGAAGACCGGCGAAGAGTGCTGGCGGTGCGGGCGCCGGTGCCTCCGGAGTGGCGCATCACCGTGACGCCCCCGGTCATCGGAGCCGCCCGGACCCGTCTCGTGCTGGCGGCTGGGGAGGGCAAGGCGCGTGCGGTCGCGCGAGCCTGCGCCGGCCCCTGGGGCCTTCTTGCCTGCCCGGCCCAGCTCGCACGGAACGCGACCTGGATCGTGGACGAGCCCGCGGCCTCGCGGCTCCACCTCGGAGATGCGTGA
- a CDS encoding NAD(P)/FAD-dependent oxidoreductase translates to MPGNRYDAVVIGGGHNGLVAAAYLAKYGRKVVVLEARHKTGGAADTSQPWPEAPEFKVTTLSYTMSLMPPYIVNDLGLRKHGYKINPLGMGYLPHPDGRSIIDSGTNPATYTSYGQFSKKDGERIGPYYEWIGRIASIMHPMLDHTPPHLGSLKLKDIKDVAKLAWSLKKRGAIDERTVADITRLFTMSCADLLDRWFESPVVKGMLSINGIIGTWAGPFATGTAYVLMHHSTGQETEGQVASWGMPEGGMGAVADAIRRAAEGFGAEVRVNAPVEKVLIQGGRVTGVVIQGGEEITAPLAVTTCHPQITFLRQIEKKELPSEFVSDIENWRSRSGTVKINLALAELPEFTANPGFNPDVHGGAISILDDIDYLERAFQDARAGRPAARPFSDCEIPTVFDTTLAPPGRHIMSMFTQWVPETWSREPHRAELEAYADRLIDRFNRVAPNFKGSILHRQIIGPYDMEHEYHILGGNIFHGELTVDQLFHLRPAVGYADYRTPIRGLYQASSATHAGGGVNGLPAHHAVREMLKDGAFRS, encoded by the coding sequence ATGCCTGGCAACAGATACGACGCCGTCGTCATCGGCGGCGGTCACAACGGACTGGTCGCCGCGGCCTACCTCGCCAAGTACGGCAGGAAGGTCGTCGTCCTGGAGGCGAGGCACAAGACCGGCGGCGCGGCGGACACGTCGCAGCCGTGGCCCGAGGCCCCCGAGTTCAAGGTCACGACGCTGTCGTACACGATGAGCCTGATGCCGCCCTACATCGTCAACGATCTCGGGCTGAGGAAGCACGGCTACAAGATCAACCCGCTCGGGATGGGATACCTGCCGCACCCCGACGGCCGCTCGATCATCGACAGCGGCACCAACCCGGCGACCTACACCTCGTACGGCCAGTTCTCCAAGAAAGACGGCGAGCGGATCGGCCCTTACTACGAGTGGATCGGGCGCATTGCCTCGATCATGCACCCGATGCTCGACCACACGCCGCCGCATCTCGGCTCGCTCAAGCTCAAGGACATCAAGGACGTGGCGAAGCTGGCCTGGTCCCTCAAGAAGCGTGGCGCGATCGACGAGCGGACGGTCGCCGACATCACGCGCCTGTTCACCATGAGCTGCGCCGACCTGCTCGACCGCTGGTTCGAGAGCCCCGTCGTCAAGGGGATGCTGTCGATCAACGGCATCATCGGGACCTGGGCCGGGCCGTTCGCCACCGGCACCGCCTATGTGCTGATGCACCACTCGACCGGCCAGGAGACCGAGGGGCAGGTGGCCTCGTGGGGGATGCCGGAAGGGGGGATGGGAGCCGTGGCCGACGCGATCCGGCGCGCCGCGGAGGGGTTCGGCGCCGAGGTCCGGGTCAACGCTCCCGTGGAGAAGGTCCTGATCCAGGGGGGCCGTGTCACCGGGGTGGTGATCCAGGGGGGCGAGGAGATCACGGCCCCGCTCGCGGTCACCACCTGCCACCCGCAGATCACGTTTCTTCGACAGATCGAGAAGAAGGAGCTGCCGTCCGAATTTGTCTCCGACATCGAGAACTGGCGGTCGCGCTCGGGGACCGTGAAGATCAATCTGGCGCTGGCGGAGCTTCCGGAGTTCACCGCCAATCCCGGCTTCAATCCGGACGTGCATGGCGGCGCGATCTCCATCCTCGACGACATCGACTATCTCGAGCGCGCCTTCCAGGACGCGCGCGCCGGCAGGCCGGCGGCGCGGCCGTTCTCGGACTGCGAGATCCCGACGGTATTCGACACGACCCTGGCGCCCCCGGGGCGCCACATCATGTCGATGTTCACCCAGTGGGTGCCGGAGACCTGGAGCCGCGAGCCGCACCGCGCCGAGCTCGAGGCCTACGCCGACCGGCTGATCGACCGCTTCAACCGGGTGGCGCCGAACTTCAAGGGATCGATCCTGCACCGGCAGATCATCGGCCCGTACGACATGGAGCACGAGTACCACATCCTCGGCGGCAACATTTTCCACGGCGAGCTGACCGTCGATCAGCTCTTCCACCTGCGCCCCGCCGTCGGCTACGCCGACTATCGCACTCCGATCCGCGGTCTGTACCAGGCGTCGTCGGCCACCCACGCGGGCGGCGGCGTCAACGGCCTGCCCGCCCACCACGCCGTGCGCGAGATGCTCAAGGATGGCGCGTTCAGGTCCTGA
- a CDS encoding VOC family protein, translated as MYDHVSLKVKDGARSRRFFQRALAPLGYKVIDESDGGAGFGAEDKSALWIAQGQPHEPALHLAFASADRAGVDAFHKAALDAGGRDNGRPGIRESYGPSYYAAFVLDPDGNNIEAVCQKTEGSKKGR; from the coding sequence ATGTACGACCACGTTTCGCTGAAGGTGAAGGACGGTGCCAGAAGCCGCAGGTTCTTCCAGCGGGCCCTCGCCCCCCTGGGGTACAAGGTGATCGACGAGTCCGACGGGGGCGCGGGGTTCGGGGCGGAGGACAAATCGGCGCTCTGGATCGCGCAGGGCCAGCCGCACGAGCCCGCGCTGCACCTGGCGTTCGCCTCCGCCGATCGGGCGGGGGTCGACGCCTTCCACAAGGCGGCGCTGGACGCGGGGGGGCGGGACAACGGGCGTCCCGGGATCCGCGAGAGCTACGGGCCGAGCTACTACGCGGCGTTCGTCCTGGACCCCGACGGCAACAACATCGAGGCGGTCTGCCAGAAGACCGAAGGTTCGAAGAAGGGGCGCTGA
- the purS gene encoding phosphoribosylformylglycinamidine synthase subunit PurS, protein MKARVYVTLKRGVLDPQGKTVCSSLHQLGYREVTDVRVGKCMEVTLGGLPRREAEQRLKSMCEKLLANTVIEDYRFEIYEE, encoded by the coding sequence TTGAAAGCGCGCGTCTACGTCACCCTCAAGCGGGGAGTGCTGGATCCCCAGGGCAAGACGGTCTGCTCGTCGCTCCATCAGCTCGGCTATCGCGAAGTGACCGACGTCCGCGTCGGGAAGTGCATGGAGGTCACCCTGGGCGGCCTGCCCCGCCGCGAAGCCGAACAACGCCTCAAGTCGATGTGCGAGAAGCTCCTCGCGAACACGGTCATCGAGGACTATCGCTTCGAGATCTATGAGGAGTAG
- the purQ gene encoding phosphoribosylformylglycinamidine synthase subunit PurQ encodes MKFGIVVFPGSNCDHDVYHVAKHVLGHEAAFLWHKDAAFSGIDCVVLPGGFAHGDYLRTGAIARFSPIMKPIEAFAARGGLVFGICNGFQVLTEAGLLPGALMRNAGLKYICRDVFLRTERQDTPYTARIRQGTVLRIPIGHGEGCYYAPEEALKELEEKRQVVFRYCDASGEVSAASNPNGSLRGIAGICNARGNVLGLMPHPDRCAEEVLGNAQGRRIFDSIVAAWEQARRQRI; translated from the coding sequence GTGAAGTTCGGGATCGTCGTCTTCCCCGGCTCCAATTGCGACCACGATGTCTATCACGTGGCCAAGCACGTCCTGGGCCACGAGGCGGCGTTCCTGTGGCACAAGGACGCCGCCTTCAGCGGCATCGACTGCGTGGTCCTGCCCGGCGGGTTCGCGCACGGCGACTACCTGCGCACCGGGGCGATCGCCCGCTTCTCGCCGATCATGAAGCCGATCGAGGCGTTCGCGGCGCGGGGCGGCCTGGTCTTCGGCATCTGCAACGGCTTCCAGGTCCTGACCGAGGCCGGCCTGCTCCCGGGGGCGCTGATGCGGAACGCCGGGCTGAAGTACATCTGCCGGGACGTTTTCCTCCGGACGGAACGCCAGGACACGCCCTACACGGCGCGCATCCGACAGGGGACCGTCCTGAGGATCCCCATCGGCCACGGCGAAGGGTGCTACTACGCGCCGGAAGAGGCCCTGAAGGAGCTCGAGGAGAAACGGCAGGTGGTGTTCCGCTACTGCGACGCCAGCGGTGAAGTGTCCGCCGCGTCGAACCCGAACGGGTCGCTGCGCGGCATCGCCGGCATCTGCAACGCGCGCGGCAACGTCCTCGGGTTGATGCCGCATCCCGACCGCTGCGCCGAAGAGGTCCTGGGGAACGCCCAGGGGCGCCGGATTTTCGATTCGATCGTGGCCGCCTGGGAGCAGGCGCGCCGGCAGCGGATCTAG
- the zwf gene encoding glucose-6-phosphate dehydrogenase, giving the protein MPEASHRPLEVQCAGIDSGTPPEPSIAVIFGAGGDLSRRELIPSLYQLFREHLLPDPFAVIGFSRRAWSDEEFRTRMREAFGPGPPDPAVWAAFARLLHFTSGDFADPASFDRLAQRIAEVRAEHGTPDNVFFHLAAQSEYFGPIVEQLAQCGLHRGDGWRRLVVEKPFGADRTSARELDRRLRAVFPEESIYRIDHFLGKETVQNMLVFRFANPSFEPIWNRNYIDHVQITVAEEIGIGTRAAFYEKAGVVRDMLQNHLLQLLCMTAMEPPVHYDGASLRDETLKVLRSMRPVDPDRDAVRGQYGPGAIRAEPVPGYRQEQGIGRDSPTPTYVGARVFLDNWRWEGVPFFLRTGKRMERKLTEICIQFKPTPHLMFPVDPARLQGNLLVFRLAPQEGIIQVFAAKRPGPDLTMCPVRMNFLYSTAFELEDAPRAYAWLLREVMQGDQTLFARADWIDQAWAIVDPIHERWESMPLTKDLIYPSGSWGPPAADRLIEGSGRAWRQI; this is encoded by the coding sequence GTGCCTGAAGCGTCGCACCGCCCGCTCGAGGTCCAGTGCGCCGGCATCGATTCCGGCACGCCGCCCGAGCCGAGCATCGCGGTGATCTTCGGCGCCGGCGGCGATCTGTCGCGGCGCGAGCTGATTCCATCCCTGTATCAGCTCTTTCGCGAGCACCTGCTGCCCGATCCGTTCGCCGTGATCGGATTCTCCCGAAGAGCCTGGAGCGACGAGGAGTTCAGAACCCGGATGCGGGAGGCCTTCGGTCCCGGCCCGCCGGACCCCGCCGTCTGGGCCGCCTTTGCCCGCCTCCTGCACTTCACGTCTGGAGACTTCGCCGACCCGGCATCCTTCGATCGGCTCGCACAGCGCATCGCCGAGGTCCGGGCCGAACACGGCACGCCCGACAACGTGTTCTTCCACCTCGCCGCGCAGTCCGAGTACTTCGGTCCCATCGTCGAGCAGCTGGCGCAATGCGGCCTGCACCGGGGCGATGGCTGGCGCCGCCTCGTCGTCGAGAAGCCGTTCGGCGCCGATCGGACCTCGGCCCGCGAGCTCGATCGGCGCCTGCGCGCGGTCTTTCCCGAAGAGTCGATCTACCGGATCGATCACTTCCTCGGCAAGGAGACGGTGCAGAACATGCTGGTGTTCCGCTTCGCCAATCCGAGCTTCGAGCCCATCTGGAACCGCAACTACATCGATCACGTGCAGATCACCGTGGCGGAGGAGATCGGCATCGGGACCCGTGCGGCGTTCTATGAGAAGGCCGGGGTCGTGCGGGACATGCTGCAGAACCACCTGCTTCAGCTCCTCTGCATGACGGCGATGGAGCCACCGGTCCACTACGACGGGGCCTCCCTGCGGGACGAGACACTGAAGGTCCTGCGCTCGATGCGGCCGGTGGACCCCGACCGGGACGCCGTTCGCGGACAGTACGGGCCGGGTGCGATTCGTGCCGAGCCGGTGCCGGGCTACCGGCAGGAACAAGGCATCGGGCGGGACTCCCCGACGCCGACCTACGTCGGGGCCCGTGTGTTTCTCGACAACTGGCGCTGGGAGGGAGTCCCCTTTTTTCTCCGCACCGGGAAGCGGATGGAACGGAAGCTGACCGAGATCTGCATCCAGTTCAAGCCCACGCCTCACCTCATGTTCCCGGTCGACCCCGCGCGGCTCCAGGGCAACCTGCTGGTCTTCCGGCTGGCGCCACAGGAGGGCATCATCCAGGTCTTCGCCGCGAAACGGCCCGGGCCCGATCTCACCATGTGCCCGGTCCGGATGAATTTTCTCTACTCCACGGCATTCGAGCTCGAGGATGCGCCGCGGGCCTATGCCTGGCTGCTGCGCGAGGTGATGCAGGGCGATCAGACGCTCTTCGCCCGGGCCGACTGGATCGACCAGGCCTGGGCGATCGTGGATCCCATTCACGAGCGGTGGGAGTCCATGCCGCTCACGAAGGACCTCATTTACCCGTCGGGCTCGTGGGGTCCACCGGCCGCCGATCGGCTGATCGAGGGAAGCGGGCGGGCATGGCGACAGATTTGA
- a CDS encoding AraC family transcriptional regulator, with product MAKIAVDLEKALARRMLEGCPGRTTTRWLAQGEGWGVGDVICTFGPPDRPFEERRASVAIALVTAGTFQYRSAGGRELMTPGSLMLGNAGQSFECAHEHGPGDRCLSFHYDPDYFESLAMDAAGGSLAPRACGVRPGFRALRLPPLRPMSPLVARAQAGLTGMVNVSWEELSVEMAARTVQLAAGFTPSTRDVSPAATARVTRAVRRIERDPGDGLSLAALAREARLSPYHFLRTFQRLTGVTPHRYVLRMRLREAATRLAAEPVRVVDAAFDSGFGDVSNFNHAFRAEFGASPRGFRRTSRMSRSV from the coding sequence TTGGCGAAAATTGCGGTCGATCTGGAGAAGGCGCTGGCTCGACGGATGCTCGAGGGGTGTCCCGGCCGCACCACGACACGGTGGCTCGCCCAGGGAGAGGGCTGGGGGGTGGGGGACGTGATCTGCACGTTCGGCCCCCCTGATCGACCGTTCGAGGAGCGGCGCGCGAGTGTCGCCATCGCCCTGGTGACCGCCGGCACGTTCCAGTACCGCTCGGCGGGGGGTCGCGAGCTGATGACCCCCGGATCGCTCATGCTGGGGAACGCCGGTCAGTCCTTCGAGTGCGCTCACGAGCACGGCCCGGGGGACCGCTGCCTGTCGTTCCACTACGACCCGGACTACTTCGAGAGTCTCGCGATGGATGCCGCCGGCGGGTCCCTTGCGCCGCGGGCCTGCGGCGTGCGGCCGGGGTTCCGCGCCCTGCGGCTGCCCCCCCTGCGCCCGATGTCGCCGCTCGTGGCGCGGGCCCAGGCCGGCCTGACCGGAATGGTGAACGTCTCGTGGGAGGAGCTGAGTGTCGAGATGGCCGCGCGGACGGTGCAGCTCGCCGCCGGCTTCACTCCCTCGACGCGCGACGTCTCCCCCGCGGCGACAGCGCGGGTGACCCGGGCCGTGCGCCGGATCGAGCGCGATCCCGGCGACGGCCTGTCGCTCGCGGCGCTGGCGCGTGAGGCGCGCCTGAGCCCGTACCACTTCCTGCGCACCTTCCAGCGGCTGACCGGCGTGACGCCTCACCGCTATGTCCTGCGCATGCGCCTGCGGGAGGCCGCGACGCGGCTGGCGGCCGAGCCCGTGCGAGTCGTCGACGCCGCCTTCGATTCCGGCTTCGGCGATGTCTCGAACTTCAATCACGCCTTCCGCGCCGAATTCGGCGCCAGCCCGCGCGGATTCCGTCGGACCTCCCGGATGTCGCGGAGTGTGTAG
- a CDS encoding S8 family serine peptidase, producing MKRFVRVGTALLFLVAAMLGQTPQAVGSASEGLVDASGLAVGPNVLVDQVKPLLYASKGEVEVVIGLVDAPLSVKHGRNFKKVGGALSPSEQRAYLRELKGKQDALMGRIRALGGRELGRVSKADNAIAVAVDASRLRAIAELPGIRSIRPLLNFQLDLSETVPYIGAAAVQAAGVDGTGVRVAVLDSGIDYTHAFFGGPGTAAAYTDAYGTTTSDPRNTTTDGLFPTAKVIGGTDFVGEVWPTPDPARCGLNPDGTPRACLVGDPDPIDCGPAAIPAPCAGSHGSHVADIIGGNNGGSHKGVAPGASLYAVKVCSSVSTSCSGLAMLMGMDFALDPDGDGDMSDAVDVLNMSIGSPYGQAEDDTSEAAANVVRAGVVVACSAGNSADRPYITGSPGSAPEVIGTAQTQVPSATVFPLVINSPANIAGTYPNTATVDWAPIGAGFTSVPVAFVGRGCPVGSPAPVPVGGDPYLADPAGKVALIDRGACNISLKVDRAAKAGAVGVLIGLVAAGDAVSFSFGGGDTFVPTLVITQATSNLIKANITAPVVVTVSPANTFSLAGSMVSSSSRGPNVSQQAIKPDIGAPGASVSCEAGSGTGASVFGGTSGASPMVAGSAALLLQKYPTRTPLEIKSVLMNTAERNVLINPATQPGVLAPITRIGGGEVRVNRAADSTTAAWDDGGTGGSLSFGYLQASSSKDLNKTVRVRNYAGTARTYSITPSFRYADDAAGGAVTLSAPASIVVPGNGSATFKVKLSVDPTKLPVWTLNGGSRGGDGFRLQGVEFDGYIDIADATDGAHLAWHILPHRSAGVTPAAHDVTLVGGTGTLGLSNATGVVDGRLDVFSLLGTSGKIPNPFLPNPGENFEIVDLRAVGARLVGIGGGAFGVQFAINTFGTRAHPNYPAEFDVYIDNNRDGNPDFVVFNRENGTFASSGQNVTAVFNIATGATSIFFFTDADLDSGNAILTAPLANLGLTPGTQFDASFYAFDNYFTGALTDAIEGKTLTLGTPRFVGSGVPAAGVPAGGSSTLTIDAIPGGDVASPSQTGLLLMLRDSKSEREAAIIMVH from the coding sequence ATGAAGAGATTCGTCCGTGTAGGGACCGCCCTGTTGTTCCTGGTCGCCGCGATGCTGGGGCAGACGCCCCAGGCCGTCGGGTCCGCCAGCGAAGGGCTGGTCGACGCTTCCGGGCTGGCCGTGGGTCCCAACGTGCTCGTGGACCAGGTCAAGCCCCTGCTTTACGCGTCCAAGGGAGAGGTCGAAGTCGTTATTGGCCTTGTGGATGCGCCGCTGTCGGTGAAGCACGGCCGCAACTTCAAGAAGGTCGGAGGCGCGCTGAGCCCGTCCGAGCAGAGAGCGTACCTGCGTGAACTGAAAGGGAAGCAGGATGCGCTGATGGGACGGATCCGCGCCCTCGGCGGCCGCGAGCTGGGGCGCGTCAGCAAGGCGGATAACGCCATCGCCGTCGCGGTCGACGCATCGAGGCTTCGGGCCATCGCGGAGCTGCCCGGCATCCGGTCGATCCGCCCCCTTCTGAACTTCCAGCTCGATCTCAGCGAGACGGTGCCGTACATCGGCGCGGCGGCGGTCCAGGCCGCGGGGGTCGACGGAACGGGCGTCCGGGTCGCGGTCCTGGATTCGGGGATCGACTACACGCACGCCTTCTTCGGCGGCCCCGGGACGGCGGCGGCCTACACCGATGCCTACGGCACGACGACCTCCGATCCGCGCAACACCACGACGGACGGTCTGTTCCCGACGGCGAAGGTCATCGGCGGGACCGACTTCGTGGGCGAAGTGTGGCCCACGCCGGACCCCGCTCGCTGCGGCCTGAACCCCGACGGCACGCCCAGGGCCTGCCTCGTCGGCGACCCCGACCCGATCGACTGCGGGCCAGCGGCCATCCCCGCCCCCTGCGCCGGCAGCCACGGCAGCCACGTCGCCGACATCATCGGCGGCAACAATGGTGGATCCCACAAGGGGGTTGCTCCGGGGGCCAGCCTGTACGCCGTGAAGGTCTGCAGCAGCGTGTCGACCTCCTGCAGCGGTCTTGCCATGCTCATGGGGATGGATTTTGCCCTCGATCCTGATGGCGATGGCGATATGTCCGACGCCGTGGACGTGCTGAACATGTCGATCGGCTCCCCCTACGGACAGGCGGAGGACGACACGTCCGAGGCGGCGGCCAACGTGGTGCGCGCCGGAGTCGTGGTGGCCTGCTCGGCGGGCAACAGCGCCGACCGGCCGTACATCACCGGCTCCCCGGGGTCGGCCCCCGAGGTGATCGGCACGGCGCAGACCCAGGTCCCGAGCGCCACCGTCTTCCCGCTGGTGATCAATTCGCCGGCGAACATCGCCGGGACCTATCCGAACACCGCGACCGTGGACTGGGCCCCGATTGGCGCCGGCTTCACGAGCGTGCCCGTGGCCTTCGTCGGCCGTGGCTGCCCCGTCGGGTCGCCGGCCCCCGTGCCCGTTGGCGGAGATCCCTATCTCGCCGATCCGGCCGGCAAGGTCGCGCTGATCGATCGCGGGGCGTGCAACATCAGCCTCAAGGTCGACCGGGCCGCGAAAGCGGGTGCCGTCGGCGTGCTGATCGGCCTCGTCGCGGCGGGAGACGCGGTCTCCTTCTCCTTCGGCGGAGGGGACACGTTCGTGCCGACGCTGGTGATCACGCAGGCCACGTCCAACCTGATCAAGGCGAACATCACCGCGCCGGTCGTCGTCACCGTGTCACCCGCGAACACCTTTTCGCTCGCGGGGAGCATGGTGAGCTCCTCGTCGCGCGGTCCCAACGTCAGCCAGCAGGCGATCAAGCCGGACATCGGGGCGCCCGGCGCCTCCGTCTCGTGCGAGGCCGGCTCGGGAACGGGCGCATCGGTCTTCGGCGGGACCTCCGGGGCTTCTCCGATGGTTGCGGGATCGGCGGCCCTCCTGCTCCAGAAGTACCCGACGCGCACCCCGCTCGAGATCAAGTCGGTGCTGATGAACACCGCCGAGCGGAACGTCCTGATCAACCCGGCCACCCAGCCCGGCGTCCTGGCGCCGATCACCCGGATCGGCGGCGGCGAGGTGCGCGTGAACCGGGCGGCCGACAGCACGACGGCGGCCTGGGACGACGGCGGAACCGGCGGCAGCCTGTCGTTCGGCTACCTGCAGGCCAGCTCGTCCAAGGATCTCAACAAGACGGTGCGGGTGCGCAATTACGCTGGCACCGCGCGCACGTACTCGATCACGCCCTCGTTCCGTTACGCGGACGACGCGGCGGGCGGTGCGGTGACCCTGAGCGCCCCTGCGAGCATCGTCGTGCCGGGGAACGGCAGCGCCACCTTCAAGGTGAAGCTGAGCGTCGATCCCACCAAGCTGCCCGTCTGGACGCTCAACGGCGGCAGCCGGGGCGGCGACGGCTTCAGGCTGCAGGGGGTCGAGTTCGACGGCTACATCGACATCGCCGATGCGACCGACGGCGCCCACCTGGCCTGGCACATCCTGCCGCACCGCTCGGCGGGCGTGACGCCCGCGGCCCACGATGTCACGCTCGTCGGCGGCACGGGGACCCTCGGGCTGAGCAACGCAACGGGCGTCGTCGACGGGCGCCTCGACGTCTTCTCATTGCTGGGGACGAGCGGCAAGATTCCCAATCCGTTCCTGCCCAATCCCGGGGAGAACTTCGAGATCGTCGATCTGAGAGCGGTCGGGGCGCGTCTCGTCGGGATCGGCGGGGGGGCTTTCGGCGTGCAGTTCGCGATCAACACCTTCGGAACGCGGGCGCATCCGAACTACCCGGCCGAGTTCGACGTGTACATCGACAACAACCGTGACGGGAACCCGGACTTCGTCGTGTTCAACCGCGAGAACGGCACCTTCGCCTCCTCCGGGCAGAACGTCACGGCCGTGTTCAACATCGCCACGGGGGCCACGTCGATCTTCTTCTTCACCGACGCCGACCTCGACTCGGGGAACGCCATCCTGACGGCGCCTCTCGCGAACCTCGGGCTCACCCCGGGAACGCAGTTCGACGCCTCGTTCTACGCCTTCGACAACTACTTCACGGGCGCCCTGACCGACGCCATCGAGGGCAAGACGCTGACGCTCGGAACCCCGCGCTTCGTCGGATCGGGCGTTCCCGCGGCCGGCGTTCCGGCCGGCGGCAGCAGCACGCTCACCATCGACGCCATTCCCGGCGGCGATGTGGCGTCGCCGTCGCAGACCGGACTGTTGCTGATGCTGCGGGACTCGAAGTCCGAGCGCGAAGCAGCCATCATCATGGTGCACTGA
- the gnd gene encoding decarboxylating 6-phosphogluconate dehydrogenase yields MQLGLIGLGRMGGHMARRLIDAGHAVVAYDADPAHLEEARTIGAVVAGSPADLVKALPAPRAVWIMLPHGTPTVQTIETLTGLLSAGDLIIDGGNSHYLGSIAAAAQCSRRGIDFIDAGVSGGVWGLAEGYCIMAGGPPAAVSRLAPVLTALTQPGGFAHVGPVGAGHFVKMIHNAIEYGMLQALGEGFECLERSEFGIDLRKVAALWQHGSVVRSWLLELMDKAFAEDGARLEHIAPVLEDSGTGRWTIEYAVGRAIPIPAITDSVYARFSSRDIGGFSARVIAALRKQFGGHAVKRA; encoded by the coding sequence ATGCAACTCGGCCTGATCGGCCTCGGCCGCATGGGCGGCCACATGGCCAGGCGGCTCATCGACGCCGGCCATGCTGTTGTGGCGTACGACGCCGACCCCGCGCATCTCGAGGAAGCCCGGACGATCGGCGCGGTGGTCGCCGGTTCGCCCGCGGACCTGGTCAAGGCGCTCCCGGCGCCGCGGGCGGTGTGGATCATGCTCCCGCACGGGACGCCCACCGTCCAGACCATCGAAACGCTCACCGGCCTCCTCTCCGCCGGAGATCTCATCATCGACGGCGGCAACTCGCATTATCTGGGCTCCATCGCCGCCGCCGCACAGTGCTCGAGACGCGGGATCGACTTCATCGACGCGGGGGTCAGCGGTGGAGTGTGGGGGCTCGCCGAGGGTTATTGCATCATGGCGGGCGGCCCGCCGGCGGCCGTGTCCCGGCTGGCTCCCGTCCTGACAGCCCTCACCCAGCCCGGAGGGTTCGCGCACGTCGGGCCGGTCGGCGCGGGTCACTTCGTCAAGATGATTCATAACGCGATCGAATACGGCATGCTCCAGGCGCTGGGCGAAGGCTTCGAGTGCCTGGAGCGATCCGAGTTCGGCATCGACCTCCGCAAGGTCGCGGCTCTCTGGCAGCACGGGTCCGTCGTGCGCTCCTGGCTGCTCGAACTCATGGACAAGGCCTTTGCGGAGGATGGAGCCCGGCTGGAGCACATCGCCCCCGTTCTGGAGGACTCGGGAACCGGGCGCTGGACCATCGAGTATGCCGTCGGAAGGGCGATCCCGATTCCCGCGATCACCGACTCGGTCTACGCCCGCTTCTCCAGCCGCGACATCGGCGGGTTCTCCGCCCGGGTGATCGCGGCCCTCAGGAAGCAGTTTGGAGGTCACGCGGTGAAGCGTGCCTGA
- a CDS encoding SEC-C metal-binding domain-containing protein: MLKKLKKILAGGPRVDYSGVGRNDPCPCESGEKFKNCCIDKVEKKARAERDASLFGNRKG, translated from the coding sequence GTGCTGAAGAAGCTGAAGAAGATCCTGGCGGGGGGGCCCCGGGTCGACTACTCGGGCGTGGGGAGGAACGATCCCTGCCCCTGCGAGAGCGGCGAGAAGTTCAAGAACTGCTGCATCGACAAGGTCGAGAAGAAGGCGCGCGCCGAGCGCGACGCGAGCCTGTTCGGGAATCGGAAGGGATGA